A stretch of the Neptunomonas phycophila genome encodes the following:
- the ptsP gene encoding phosphoenolpyruvate--protein phosphotransferase has protein sequence MQHSLTTLTTLVQEISGAENAMSAMQVIVARLSHIMEVPVCSLYLKSPTRSKLILAATQGLAESSIGKIKLSIDEGLVGTIAATKHTLNLANAPAHEKYAFFPQAQETPYRQFMGVPLIHLRQLIGVLVVQGTAKKPFSQEAEAFLVTIASQLAGTLYNIQKSGEWITTRKPKRLFKRYSGIAGSAGIGIGELTPLHTHIDLKQAPEMQGAGISKERKQFDSALDSVRDDLDLGANRIEKELPEDILSLFGVYRMMLESPELLDSTRDLIAQGCSAQWAVRETALKLASSFEQADDPYLKARGEDVRNIAIKLMTQMARKEQTESPDKTTPVILAGELISIADLSAYPSDQIQGIVCRSGSALSHTSIVANALGIPAIMGVSDLDIKRYKGKQIVIDAGRGEIIIAPPEEMVAEYQRIKDTEQQFNQSLAGLKDLPAVTTDDFHVSLFTNTGLLADVSPGLRNGAEGIGLYRSEIPFMIHDNFPTEEEQYLVYKEVIDAYSPRPVSMRTLDIGGDKQLPYFDFKEENPYLGWRGIRFTLDNTTLQVTQLRAMVRAAHGRENLKILIPMVSRIDEVKTIKELLNQVISELVAEGKQAIMPKLGIMIEVPSVLLLLDKIAPYIDFVSIGSNDLTQYLLAVDRNNPKVSRLFDNLNPAVLSALYFIRKKCAALQLPVSLCGEMAADPASVLLLVAMGFDRLSLSAHRIPKIKWLIRNISRADAKKLLAKVESAEDESEIRKVLNKKLKELGL, from the coding sequence ATGCAGCATTCGCTAACCACCTTAACGACTCTGGTCCAAGAAATCTCTGGGGCTGAAAACGCCATGAGCGCCATGCAAGTTATTGTCGCGCGCCTAAGCCACATCATGGAAGTACCGGTGTGCAGCTTGTACCTTAAGTCACCTACACGCTCTAAGCTAATATTAGCGGCAACCCAGGGCCTTGCCGAATCTTCCATAGGAAAAATCAAACTGAGTATAGACGAAGGCTTAGTTGGCACCATCGCCGCTACGAAGCATACGTTAAACTTAGCGAATGCTCCCGCGCATGAAAAGTATGCGTTTTTCCCACAAGCACAAGAAACCCCGTACCGCCAATTTATGGGGGTTCCGCTCATTCACCTACGCCAGCTCATTGGTGTACTTGTAGTTCAAGGCACAGCTAAGAAGCCTTTTTCACAAGAAGCTGAAGCATTTTTAGTGACCATCGCCTCTCAGCTAGCTGGCACCTTATACAATATTCAGAAATCTGGCGAGTGGATCACTACACGTAAGCCCAAAAGGCTTTTCAAACGCTACTCAGGTATTGCAGGCTCTGCTGGGATTGGCATAGGTGAGTTAACACCGCTGCATACGCATATCGATCTTAAACAAGCGCCCGAAATGCAAGGGGCGGGAATTTCAAAAGAACGTAAACAATTCGACAGCGCTCTAGACTCTGTTCGGGATGATCTTGACTTAGGCGCTAACCGAATTGAGAAAGAGCTGCCTGAAGATATCCTATCGCTCTTTGGCGTTTATCGAATGATGCTCGAAAGCCCTGAGTTACTTGATAGTACGCGGGATTTAATTGCTCAAGGCTGCAGTGCTCAGTGGGCCGTTCGAGAAACAGCGCTCAAGTTAGCGAGCTCTTTTGAGCAAGCTGACGACCCATATTTGAAGGCTCGCGGGGAAGATGTGCGTAACATCGCCATTAAACTCATGACCCAAATGGCCCGCAAAGAACAAACCGAATCACCCGACAAAACAACGCCTGTAATTTTGGCGGGTGAGCTCATTAGTATTGCCGATTTATCAGCGTATCCATCGGATCAAATCCAAGGGATTGTATGCCGGTCAGGCTCAGCTTTATCGCATACGTCAATCGTTGCAAACGCGCTAGGTATTCCTGCCATAATGGGCGTATCTGACCTAGATATAAAACGCTACAAGGGTAAACAAATCGTCATCGACGCAGGCCGCGGTGAGATTATTATTGCACCGCCTGAAGAGATGGTCGCTGAATACCAGCGAATCAAAGATACAGAGCAGCAATTCAACCAATCGCTGGCTGGTCTAAAAGACTTACCTGCCGTCACGACTGACGATTTCCACGTCAGCTTATTCACCAATACCGGTTTATTGGCTGACGTCTCGCCAGGATTGCGTAATGGTGCCGAAGGTATTGGGCTTTACCGCTCTGAGATCCCTTTTATGATCCACGATAATTTCCCAACAGAAGAGGAACAATACCTCGTCTATAAAGAGGTTATCGATGCCTACAGCCCTCGTCCAGTATCAATGCGAACGCTTGATATTGGTGGTGACAAACAGCTGCCTTACTTTGATTTCAAAGAAGAAAACCCTTATTTAGGGTGGCGCGGTATCCGCTTCACACTCGACAACACCACACTACAAGTCACTCAATTGAGGGCTATGGTCAGGGCTGCGCATGGGCGCGAGAACTTAAAAATCTTGATCCCTATGGTTAGCCGGATAGATGAAGTCAAAACGATTAAGGAGCTGCTTAATCAGGTCATCTCTGAACTCGTTGCCGAAGGTAAACAAGCCATCATGCCCAAGCTAGGCATTATGATTGAAGTGCCATCAGTTCTCTTGCTCTTAGATAAAATAGCGCCCTATATCGACTTCGTTTCCATCGGTTCTAACGATTTAACTCAATACTTGTTAGCCGTCGATCGTAACAATCCCAAAGTATCGCGGCTGTTTGACAACCTCAACCCTGCGGTCTTAAGTGCTTTGTATTTCATTCGTAAAAAGTGTGCAGCCTTACAGCTGCCGGTTTCATTATGTGGTGAAATGGCGGCAGATCCTGCGTCTGTACTTTTATTAGTCGCTATGGGGTTTGATCGCTTGAGCTTAAGCGCACATCGAATCCCTAAAATTAAGTGGCTTATCCGCAATATTAGCCGCGCCGACGCTAAAAAACTGCTCGCTAAAGTAGAGTCTGCTGAAGATGAGAGCGAAATACGTAAAGTGCTCAACAAGAAACTGAAAGAGCTAGGCCTGTAA
- a CDS encoding response regulator: protein MNYEDLFVLVIEPSKVQRTIIVNHLKSFGIHKIDEYDGAAQALEGMQTQLPDLVVSSMHLPDMTGTDVVTLMRKDEQLAHITFLLISSETHYRYLEPIRQSGAIAILPKPFSRKDLLSALQSTLLYLSDQDTEASYTEEEFEELRILVVDDSKLSRNYVCKILRNIGVETILEANDGNEAISQVENQAFDLIITDYNMPNLDGREMVEKIRQNSDQASVPIIMITSEQNPEQLTAIQKSGVSALCSKPLSYEMAKRIIERLVLDKNDY, encoded by the coding sequence ATGAATTACGAAGATCTTTTTGTACTGGTCATCGAACCATCAAAAGTACAAAGGACCATTATTGTTAATCATCTTAAAAGTTTTGGTATTCATAAAATCGATGAATACGATGGTGCTGCACAAGCATTAGAGGGCATGCAGACTCAACTACCTGACTTGGTAGTTTCATCTATGCACCTCCCTGATATGACTGGAACTGATGTTGTAACACTGATGCGCAAAGATGAGCAATTGGCGCACATAACTTTTTTATTAATCTCGTCTGAAACGCATTACCGGTACTTAGAGCCAATACGTCAATCTGGGGCTATTGCAATCTTGCCTAAACCCTTTAGCCGTAAAGACCTACTTTCTGCATTGCAAAGCACACTGCTCTACCTATCGGATCAAGACACAGAAGCCAGCTATACCGAAGAAGAGTTTGAGGAACTACGTATTCTAGTCGTAGATGACAGCAAACTCTCACGCAACTATGTATGTAAAATTTTACGTAATATAGGTGTAGAAACTATTCTAGAAGCCAACGATGGCAATGAGGCGATTTCTCAAGTCGAAAACCAAGCATTTGACCTCATAATCACCGACTACAACATGCCTAATTTAGACGGCCGAGAAATGGTCGAAAAAATCAGACAAAATAGCGACCAAGCAAGCGTCCCTATTATTATGATCACATCCGAGCAAAACCCAGAGCAGCTAACCGCTATTCAAAAATCCGGAGTATCCGCTTTGTGTTCAAAGCCTCTTTCCTATGAGATGGCCAAACGCATTATTGAGCGGCTTGTGCTAGATAAAAACGATTATTAA
- a CDS encoding methyl-accepting chemotaxis protein, with amino-acid sequence MSLYASVERTFFNSLTKKIVGNVIFLLSPHFVMLLIGWHYVNEMKSLLVSAELANPLRMSLVGQIDSFMTWGLVTIGFAVAAAVFTIFFMRHLFLRPIKAITGVLKQIKDNDGDISVTLPEFTYDEIRDMARNYNEFSSRLKKMISESRRRTVSVALCATKMQKVLSQASQSVTKQEEQAQLVFQSSQEASQAVQEVAATTMRISEQNSSNMTDVRRSSDELMKVQDQVRSISELVTNFQDTVQQLNDNSDNITKILSMVQDFSDQTNLLALNASIEAARAGDAGRGFAVVADEVRTLSQKVSVATSEIDKNISQMGSLMEYTRSRADNIREYVHNTEGFIENTNSQFMSLVKDFEAVNGELSGISAAIDELSYSNKQSHGHVTEITSIARDIDNEMRESQKHSSDLEVATEETQELLSRFIIGYGGFESMIQAGRGWAQKTQQTLQQLADSGQNIFDTNYKRLNPQQLPEKFDVSYASAYEGVMRPLFDSFIAERSEFIYAIAVDRNGYAAAHHTKVSNAMTGNFEVDNLKSRHRRKFDGNRAEQRRASHTSPFLLQTFIRDTGEVLNDLSIPLYVNGQHWGALIMGFNPDALLSE; translated from the coding sequence ATGAGTTTATACGCATCGGTTGAGCGCACGTTTTTTAACTCGTTAACTAAGAAAATAGTCGGTAATGTTATTTTTTTATTATCTCCTCATTTCGTCATGTTGCTGATCGGTTGGCATTATGTAAATGAAATGAAGTCTTTATTGGTCAGCGCTGAGTTAGCTAATCCATTACGTATGAGTTTAGTTGGGCAAATCGACAGCTTCATGACGTGGGGGCTGGTGACGATTGGGTTTGCGGTAGCAGCCGCTGTGTTCACTATCTTTTTTATGCGGCATTTATTTTTAAGGCCAATCAAAGCAATAACTGGCGTATTAAAGCAAATTAAAGACAACGATGGGGACATTTCCGTTACGTTGCCCGAGTTTACCTACGATGAAATTCGTGACATGGCTCGTAACTATAATGAATTTTCTTCGCGCCTTAAAAAAATGATTTCGGAATCTCGACGTCGCACGGTGAGTGTTGCTTTGTGCGCCACCAAAATGCAGAAGGTACTTTCCCAGGCCAGCCAATCGGTTACCAAACAAGAAGAGCAGGCCCAGCTTGTCTTCCAGTCAAGCCAGGAAGCCTCTCAGGCTGTACAAGAAGTGGCCGCCACAACTATGCGTATCAGTGAACAGAATAGTTCAAACATGACTGACGTACGCCGTTCTAGTGATGAGTTAATGAAAGTTCAGGATCAAGTTAGGTCAATAAGCGAACTGGTAACTAATTTCCAAGATACGGTTCAGCAGTTGAATGATAACTCGGACAACATCACTAAAATTTTATCTATGGTTCAAGACTTCTCTGACCAGACAAACTTGCTAGCCCTTAACGCGTCCATTGAGGCGGCAAGAGCCGGTGATGCAGGGCGAGGGTTTGCAGTGGTGGCCGATGAAGTTCGTACACTGTCACAAAAAGTGAGCGTCGCGACCAGTGAAATAGATAAGAACATCAGCCAAATGGGGAGCCTCATGGAATACACTCGCTCTCGTGCTGATAATATCCGGGAGTATGTGCATAACACAGAGGGCTTTATTGAGAATACAAACTCACAGTTTATGAGTTTGGTTAAAGACTTTGAGGCGGTCAATGGGGAGTTGTCAGGCATTAGTGCGGCAATTGATGAGCTTTCTTATAGTAATAAACAATCTCATGGCCATGTAACTGAAATCACCTCTATCGCTCGTGATATTGATAATGAAATGAGGGAGTCACAGAAGCACTCATCTGATCTTGAAGTGGCTACTGAGGAAACGCAAGAGCTGCTTTCTCGCTTTATTATCGGTTATGGCGGTTTTGAAAGTATGATTCAGGCCGGACGGGGCTGGGCGCAGAAAACGCAACAGACACTACAGCAGCTAGCCGATTCTGGGCAGAACATATTTGATACGAATTACAAACGACTCAACCCGCAGCAATTGCCCGAGAAGTTTGACGTGTCTTATGCCTCGGCTTATGAAGGGGTGATGCGTCCTCTGTTTGATAGCTTTATCGCTGAGCGGTCAGAGTTTATTTATGCCATAGCCGTAGATAGAAATGGCTATGCAGCAGCGCATCACACAAAAGTATCCAACGCAATGACCGGCAATTTTGAGGTGGATAACTTGAAAAGTCGTCATCGCCGTAAATTTGATGGCAATAGAGCTGAGCAGCGCAGGGCCTCCCACACTAGCCCGTTTTTGCTGCAGACGTTTATACGAGATACGGGTGAAGTGCTTAATGATCTTTCTATTCCTTTATATGTGAATGGGCAGCATTGGGGGGCATTGATCATGGGCTTTAATCCGGATGCCCTTTTAAGCGAGTGA
- a CDS encoding M48 family metallopeptidase, whose amino-acid sequence MNARVLKQPITIMVNGEPYEPDVRFSRRKTAALEIRHGELLVRVPLRTSRAWVLSFIQSRIEWIEKHLTNQCEQMRLHLPDPVEQSRVLLRGQSLHFSFSVAPVAKSYVELTDEGVDALISTRVKKAPEEAAVLILKAWLHEQAELFFQQRTHFWAGQMQLTPHCVKTANFRRMWGRCSSKGEIALNWRLIMAPEEAIDYVIIHELAHLVEFNHSPAFWENVAKFCPEYRQWKQFFQDRSSWLLW is encoded by the coding sequence ATGAACGCGCGCGTGCTTAAACAGCCCATCACAATTATGGTTAATGGTGAACCATACGAGCCTGATGTGCGATTTAGCCGACGAAAAACAGCAGCGTTGGAAATTCGCCACGGTGAGTTGCTAGTGCGTGTTCCGCTAAGAACATCCAGAGCATGGGTGCTAAGCTTTATCCAATCGCGAATTGAATGGATAGAAAAGCACTTAACCAATCAGTGTGAGCAAATGAGGCTGCATTTGCCTGACCCTGTTGAACAAAGCCGCGTGCTGCTAAGAGGCCAGTCTTTACACTTCAGTTTCTCGGTTGCGCCGGTGGCTAAGTCATATGTTGAGCTAACCGATGAGGGGGTTGATGCATTGATTAGCACGCGGGTAAAAAAAGCCCCTGAAGAGGCGGCTGTTTTGATCCTGAAGGCATGGTTGCATGAGCAAGCCGAGCTGTTTTTTCAACAGCGTACTCATTTTTGGGCAGGGCAGATGCAGCTTACTCCCCATTGCGTAAAAACAGCCAATTTCAGACGTATGTGGGGGCGCTGTTCATCGAAAGGGGAAATAGCTTTAAATTGGCGGCTCATTATGGCCCCGGAAGAGGCGATTGATTACGTCATTATTCATGAACTTGCTCACCTAGTTGAGTTTAACCATTCTCCAGCATTTTGGGAAAATGTGGCTAAGTTTTGTCCCGAATACCGTCAGTGGAAGCAGTTTTTTCAAGATCGATCATCTTGGTTGCTTTGGTGA
- a CDS encoding transglutaminaseTgpA domain-containing protein, which produces MKKTLVPLPFYAGCWLVIMVAVMSIAHVPQLPLWSIIFSVMTLAWSWLVLQQKVKPISALMKHLVMAIVVIATLASAISADGLAGLSTLLVTGSMLKLLETRTRRDGWVLVLASCFATAVSFLFNQTMLSALLGLISIVVIFCALVSMHSSGEYKKQPFNAAFVKPLRRSSALLVQSLPMMIVLFVVFPRIGPLWSVEYKNGAAKTGLSESISPGQVGRLTRSDAVAFRVSFEGDQPPPRQDRYWRAMTLSRFDGEQWFMDDFLRREATVAPSGTRSENRYQYQVIAEPSANPWLFLLDYPTQVSGEQIQLASNKTTRAIKPLDNRFTYQASSVVSDRFFQTELKWAERYTAVPNGGNPKTRALVAQWREQRLSHSEIIEQIYNLFNRSFRYTLSPPVLVADQQDAFLFDTQAGFCEHFASATAYMLRLAGIPARLVGGYQGGEWNAYESYMLVRQFEAHAWVEYWQQGEGWIRLDPTAFVAPERIEQSFDQLFGDDTNFAADSAASLIRWEKRWSWVGDLRLRYDAVNYRWHRWILGYHETQQLLLSDWLSGKNRLALIALVVLPVSVFLAVTLWWLLRKKDHYLNARSRDIEKVSRLLEQKDGRLRRKKEETLRRYLERVVAYYPELAAVAPAWLTAYERLEYLPQGKTASPLQKTYTFAYRHFYRGAKRLSAKR; this is translated from the coding sequence ATGAAAAAGACTTTGGTTCCTTTGCCTTTTTATGCCGGTTGCTGGCTGGTCATTATGGTGGCAGTGATGAGTATTGCGCATGTGCCCCAGTTGCCACTTTGGTCAATTATTTTTTCGGTTATGACGCTGGCTTGGTCTTGGTTAGTGCTACAGCAAAAAGTGAAGCCGATCTCTGCACTGATGAAGCATCTTGTGATGGCTATTGTGGTAATCGCCACGCTTGCCTCAGCTATTTCTGCCGATGGGCTTGCCGGTTTGTCCACCTTGCTGGTGACAGGCTCTATGTTAAAGCTTTTGGAAACTAGAACTAGGCGCGATGGTTGGGTACTAGTGCTCGCTAGTTGCTTTGCTACCGCCGTGAGTTTTTTGTTTAACCAAACCATGTTATCGGCTTTATTGGGTTTGATATCTATAGTGGTCATCTTTTGTGCGTTGGTTTCGATGCACTCGTCTGGCGAATACAAAAAACAGCCCTTTAATGCCGCTTTTGTTAAGCCGCTAAGACGCAGTAGCGCGCTATTGGTCCAATCACTTCCGATGATGATTGTTCTCTTCGTTGTGTTTCCCCGGATAGGTCCTTTGTGGAGCGTGGAATATAAAAATGGTGCTGCTAAAACTGGGCTTTCGGAGAGTATATCGCCCGGTCAAGTGGGGCGTTTAACCCGCTCAGACGCTGTCGCCTTTCGAGTGTCTTTTGAAGGAGACCAGCCCCCGCCGCGTCAAGATCGTTATTGGCGGGCCATGACGTTGAGCCGCTTTGACGGTGAACAGTGGTTTATGGATGATTTTTTACGACGTGAAGCCACCGTTGCGCCCAGTGGAACTAGGTCAGAAAATCGCTATCAGTACCAAGTGATAGCGGAGCCATCAGCTAACCCATGGTTATTTTTATTGGACTACCCCACACAGGTGAGTGGTGAGCAAATACAGCTGGCTAGCAATAAAACCACACGCGCAATTAAACCCTTGGACAACCGCTTTACGTATCAGGCAAGTAGTGTAGTAAGTGACCGTTTCTTTCAAACAGAGCTCAAATGGGCTGAACGTTATACCGCGGTGCCCAATGGTGGGAATCCTAAGACGCGTGCATTGGTGGCTCAGTGGCGTGAACAGCGTTTGAGTCATTCCGAAATTATTGAGCAGATTTACAATTTATTTAATCGTTCGTTTCGTTACACCCTATCGCCACCTGTATTAGTCGCCGATCAGCAAGATGCTTTTCTGTTCGATACACAAGCTGGTTTTTGTGAGCATTTCGCATCGGCCACCGCTTATATGTTGCGCCTAGCGGGTATTCCAGCGCGATTGGTTGGGGGATACCAAGGTGGTGAGTGGAATGCCTACGAGTCATATATGTTGGTTCGCCAATTTGAGGCGCATGCGTGGGTCGAGTATTGGCAGCAGGGAGAAGGGTGGATTCGATTAGACCCGACAGCCTTTGTTGCTCCTGAGCGTATTGAGCAATCTTTCGACCAACTTTTTGGCGACGATACAAATTTTGCGGCTGACTCTGCTGCATCTCTCATTCGTTGGGAAAAGCGTTGGTCGTGGGTAGGGGACTTGCGATTACGCTATGATGCGGTTAACTATCGTTGGCACAGGTGGATTTTGGGGTATCATGAAACACAACAATTACTGTTGAGTGATTGGCTGAGCGGTAAAAATCGTCTTGCGTTAATCGCCTTGGTTGTCCTGCCTGTTAGTGTGTTTCTTGCGGTAACGCTATGGTGGTTATTACGTAAAAAAGATCACTACCTAAACGCTAGGAGTCGCGATATTGAAAAGGTGTCACGTCTTCTAGAGCAAAAGGACGGACGCTTACGGCGTAAAAAAGAGGAAACATTGCGCCGCTATTTAGAGCGGGTTGTGGCTTATTACCCCGAGTTGGCAGCTGTTGCGCCAGCATGGTTAACTGCTTACGAGCGCTTAGAATATTTGCCTCAAGGTAAAACGGCGTCACCCCTGCAAAAAACGTATACTTTTGCCTATCGACACTTTTACCGTGGTGCAAAGCGTTTGTCTGCTAAACGGTAG
- a CDS encoding DUF58 domain-containing protein: MKKHLQQWLDQRFPASNNIKLTQNRIYILPTKAGIGYLIVACAVLLLGINYQNNLAYAVCFLMVSMLITAILHTFSNLSGLHINTGAVMPVFAGQNAHVSVVLASVRDQQQLSIGFLREAFQTTDVPVSNPVTVVISRSTRWRGWLEPGLLVISTVYPFGLLKSWSRVRIDQKILVYPRPIQGGDIQSLTSGILDDTGSGRSDENLDALKSYETGESISRIAWKVYAKGQGLHSLNFERESQDNIWLHWALWPELTREARLSRLAYWAVELSRQNLSFGLQIPGARVEINQGDEHMHAVLTCLALYEGKEQ, encoded by the coding sequence TTGAAAAAGCATTTACAACAATGGTTGGATCAACGATTCCCTGCCAGCAACAATATTAAACTTACACAGAATCGCATCTATATCTTGCCCACAAAAGCGGGCATTGGATATTTAATCGTTGCCTGTGCGGTTTTATTGTTAGGTATCAATTATCAGAATAACCTCGCTTATGCTGTCTGCTTTTTGATGGTTTCAATGCTGATTACAGCGATATTGCATACTTTTTCAAACTTATCGGGCTTACACATTAATACAGGTGCTGTCATGCCTGTGTTCGCAGGACAAAATGCTCATGTATCCGTTGTCTTAGCATCGGTTCGAGACCAGCAGCAATTATCGATTGGATTTTTGCGTGAAGCATTTCAAACGACTGATGTCCCTGTGAGCAACCCCGTAACCGTTGTTATATCTCGCTCTACTCGTTGGCGAGGCTGGTTGGAACCGGGGCTTTTAGTGATATCCACGGTTTATCCATTTGGTCTTTTAAAGTCATGGAGCCGTGTTCGTATCGATCAGAAAATATTAGTTTACCCTCGGCCAATTCAAGGCGGCGACATTCAATCTCTGACATCGGGAATCCTCGATGATACGGGTAGTGGGCGCTCCGATGAGAACCTAGACGCGCTAAAAAGTTATGAAACGGGTGAGTCGATTAGCCGTATTGCTTGGAAAGTTTACGCCAAAGGGCAGGGGTTACATTCATTAAACTTTGAGCGAGAATCACAAGATAATATCTGGTTACATTGGGCCTTGTGGCCCGAGCTGACAAGGGAAGCTCGCCTGTCCCGTCTGGCATATTGGGCCGTTGAACTTAGCCGTCAAAATCTATCTTTTGGTTTGCAAATACCTGGTGCGCGCGTGGAAATAAACCAGGGTGACGAGCATATGCATGCAGTGCTAACGTGCTTGGCTCTGTATGAAGGGAAGGAACAGTAA
- a CDS encoding AAA family ATPase: MQDRVMQAIETISSVIYGKEHTVKLAVTCLLAKGHLLLEDLPGMGKTTLAHTLAHVFGLDYRRVQFTSDLLPADVLGSMVFEPGTGTFRFHAGPVFTQLLLADEVNRATAKTQSALLEAMEERQVSLDGTTRELPSPFFVIATQNPITQLGTYPLPESQLDRFLMRLSMGYPDAETERRLLMHGDTRHDIAALPACLLAEDLLALQQACDQVSLSDAVVNYVQRLAEASRQSDFISLGLSPRGALAVIQSAKAWAFLSGRDYLLPDDIQAVFPSVVSHRLLVRTELGTGKDPATELLSQVDVLQ, translated from the coding sequence ATGCAAGATCGCGTAATGCAAGCGATTGAAACTATATCGTCAGTTATTTACGGTAAAGAACATACGGTAAAACTAGCAGTAACTTGCCTGTTAGCTAAAGGCCATTTGTTGTTAGAAGATCTGCCAGGAATGGGCAAAACGACTTTAGCGCATACTCTTGCGCATGTTTTTGGGTTGGACTACCGTCGTGTGCAGTTTACAAGTGACTTACTGCCTGCAGATGTGTTGGGGAGTATGGTGTTTGAGCCTGGCACAGGTACTTTTCGGTTTCACGCAGGCCCGGTTTTCACGCAATTGTTGTTGGCCGATGAGGTGAATCGCGCTACAGCAAAAACACAGAGTGCGTTGTTAGAAGCAATGGAAGAGCGCCAAGTCTCTCTCGATGGAACTACCCGCGAACTACCGTCGCCTTTTTTTGTGATCGCCACACAAAACCCAATCACCCAATTAGGCACTTACCCCTTGCCTGAATCACAGTTAGACCGCTTTTTAATGAGGCTTTCTATGGGGTACCCCGACGCAGAGACGGAGCGCCGTTTATTAATGCACGGCGATACTCGGCATGACATTGCTGCTTTACCTGCCTGTTTGTTGGCGGAGGACTTGTTAGCACTGCAGCAGGCGTGCGATCAGGTATCGTTATCCGATGCGGTGGTAAATTATGTACAACGGTTGGCTGAAGCCTCTCGTCAATCAGATTTCATCAGTTTAGGCTTATCTCCACGAGGAGCATTGGCAGTAATCCAATCGGCTAAAGCATGGGCATTTTTGAGTGGTCGTGACTATTTGCTACCTGATGATATACAAGCCGTATTTCCGAGTGTTGTGTCTCACCGTCTGCTGGTTCGTACTGAGTTAGGTACCGGTAAAGATCCAGCTACAGAGCTTTTGTCTCAAGTCGATGTTCTTCAGTAA
- the slyD gene encoding peptidylprolyl isomerase, with product MQVADKSVVSIHYTLTNSAGETLDSSVGQAPLAYLHGASNIVPGLENALVGKAVGDKLDVQVTAEEGYGPLREELVQKVPHENFQGVEDLQVGMQFMAQAPWGEQPVTVVKVEEDGVTLDGNHPLAGQDLTFAVEIVEIRDATEEEMTHGHAHGEGGHHH from the coding sequence ATGCAGGTTGCTGACAAATCCGTTGTCTCAATCCATTACACTCTGACTAACAGCGCAGGCGAGACACTTGACTCATCTGTTGGTCAGGCTCCATTAGCTTATCTGCATGGAGCTAGCAACATCGTTCCCGGTTTAGAGAACGCATTAGTGGGTAAAGCAGTAGGCGATAAACTTGATGTGCAAGTGACCGCTGAAGAAGGTTATGGGCCGTTACGTGAAGAGCTGGTACAAAAAGTACCGCATGAAAACTTTCAAGGCGTAGAAGACTTGCAAGTTGGCATGCAGTTTATGGCGCAAGCCCCGTGGGGCGAGCAGCCAGTTACAGTGGTAAAGGTTGAAGAAGACGGCGTAACATTGGATGGTAACCATCCATTAGCGGGCCAAGATCTCACTTTTGCTGTTGAAATCGTTGAAATTCGCGATGCAACAGAAGAAGAAATGACTCATGGTCATGCGCATGGCGAAGGTGGTCACCACCACTAA